The genomic interval AGTGCTCATGCAGTAGTGTTAAttggaaaatgagaaaaggaagctTACAAAATATTTGCAGTGTGATtctacttttttataaaaaatagatatgCATAGTAtatctacatttaaaaatgtcatcAATAACATATATGCTTTCTTGTCATTTACACGTTTCCTAAgtacatatatatcattttaataaacagaaaaaaacctaaaagtTTCCAACtttgtaggaaaaaaagaaaggcaaacacATCAGCTTTTATTGAGCAATAACACTAGAGTCCATGTTTAAAGATTTGATAAAATGTAATGATTAACTGAGAATAACTCACtgaaagtataattaaaataaggtAAAGCTCTGTTTAAGATTTGGCTGTAGGAACAAGATATGTTCCTAGTTATTCTATCCTACTCAATTGGCTCTATTTGCATTGCCTCATTCATCAAATGCTGCCACCCAATGTTGCTTAAtccaagtgtgtgtgtatataagtaGAGTTGGAATATGAGTGCATCAGCTACTACCAAGTGGTAACAACAGGAAACTTCATCAGTTGAAACCAGCCTTTCATATTTATATCGTAGGTGAGTATCATAACCAGTGTGCAAGAATATTTGCCATATGTTATTGGAAAAGCAGCACAAAAGAACCAGTGATGTTTATATTGCCATATAgtctgaaatgtttttatttaaaagtaggaGAGAAAAGTAAACTTCAAATCTGGAGAAAGAGTGAAAAGGAGtgatcatattttttaaagtaaatgattTGTAGGTTGTTTAAAGAgaatgctttgttttttatttttaaaaagattttatttattgattttagagagagaaagaaaggaagaggggaggagtgggtagcacttcccatatgtgccttgaccaggaaagcccgaggttttgaaccagctacctcagcactccaggccaatgctttatccactgcaccaccataagtCAAGCAGAAATGCTTTGTTTTTTAGAGTATGATTTGGAAATTTTTTCTTACTATGCTTTTGACTTGTAATTCAGAATTCACTTATCATGTGATTCTTAAAAAAACAGCTaactttttctgtgtctatgactcAATTGTAATGTGGTGTTTCAGTTTCTTATCTACTCTGCTTAATTTTGCAAGTTAATGATTTAGTGCAAAATTCCTCTAAGTGTGTTCTCTTAAACTAGTCCATGGGGGTATTAATAGAGGGTGTGGGGGAGTTTACAAGATCAAATAATTactgaaaataattaaacaaaggTGCCCATGATTCTTCAATGAAGGATTGTCAACACCTTTACTATGCTAATATAAATTCTGACTTCCCAAGAGATTGAATATAGATTGAAACATTTCCCagatttatttgaaaatgtgatttttaaaaaaatgtccatcaggataatttttttttctaggacaCAAGGAtccttggattaaaaaaaaaagtctagaccctggttggctcagcagtagatgttggcccaacatgtggaagtcccaggttcgattcccggccaggacacacaggagaagtgcccatctgcttcttccccctccccctctcctttctctctatctctctctccccctcccacagccaaggctccactggagcaaagttggcctgggcgctaaggatggctccatggtcttttcctcaggcactagaatggctcctgttgcaatggagcaatgccctagatgggcagagcatcgccacctggttggcgatcctagttgggcacatgcgggagtgtctgacctcccctccaccccacccccctcttctcacttcggaaaagtacaaaaaataccaaaaaaaaaactagcaatgCAATTTTTATGTTATCAGTAAAGTATTAtctgaatacctactatgtgcagggTACTATTTGACTTATTTtctgtataatttaaaattcaattaccATAAGGTTACTGACCTGCATTCTTTCACATTATAACTTAAAATTAACTACCATATtcagaaatttattgtttcaaagatATTTGTCAACCAGTTAATCATTTGAAGTTAAATTCTCAgttctgattattttcttcccaCATTTggatgggaggggggggggagaagagacaAGGTGAGGGAGCTCTGGCATAACAGATAGACGTTAGGAGACTAGATTCTGGTCCCAGGTCGGCTTTTGTGATCCTGAGCAAGGCATTTAATCTTTCAGTCTTACTTATCCCACTCATCTATAAACTTGGGAGTTCAGTAAAATTATATCTAAGGTTCTCTGCTTATAAGTGTTCTTGATCAGTAATGGTGAGAGAATCAGAGGAAGAATATAAGGATTGATGTGAGGCCCTCAAGCTCTGTGAAGACAATATTTGTTTCCAGAGGCAGAAGAGGGAGTCCTCAACCCCCTACCATTGAAAGATTTTGCTCATGAGACTGGCTGTAGATAGGATGGCTACATGGAATATGCCTGTTCTATCTAGACAAGAAAATTTCAGCCAATTTGGGGTCATCCAAGGACAAAAATAAAGGAGCACGAAGTTTATCTTCCAGTAAGTCCTTTGATCGAAGAACTCAATGTTACTTCCTTACCCTGCTAGAGGAGCTGggcaataaaaagatttaaatggtAACCACTCCTTGGATAATTTAGATTTTACTTtgtttaatatagaaaaaaagaggccaatgttttttaaaaaataataaaataaaaaaaggaataacaacTAGTAGAATTCAGTAGTGTTAGAGAGATTTTAAGACTAGAATAGAAGTCCTGCTTCCCGCACAAACCACAGCATCAGCCCCTTACCTTAATAGTGAAACCAGGTTGTAGCAGACTACTGAAAGAAGATGGAGCTTTCTGCAATTTATGACAGAGAACTCCATACTCTTTCAGTAGGATAGATACTGCAACCCAGCTTGATAATCAAGGTATAACATGCATTGATGATCCTTGCCTGAATTAGGTATTAACTAGTGGACCGTAAGATGGTGATTTTTCTAACTTTATCATTccttctgtaataaataaattcctcattcattctttcttcagACATGCTGTGGActtgtgggtttcttttttcatcaaatgctttACAGTCAATTACCATCATTATACTTTTTGACGCTTAAATTGTGCCAAATTTGACCAGCAAGAGACTCTTCATGTGTCCTTTTGATACAACCTCACTAGTATTTGAATGACACGCTGTTTTCTGGCACAACAGGATATTTCATGTTCACTTCTCAGCCCTTATTTAGAGTCCCAGTTTCTTTTAGTGAAGTTCAAATGTAACATCATAGGAATTTCCTCttgtcttcttttatttaatatttgcataTCCTTTCCTCTACAGTGAAAATCTTATAATATTAATACATATACTTATTTGCTATATCCCATAGTATACCAAACAGTCTCAGAATTTCAATACCAATATTACCACTAACAACAAAACCACTAAGTAAAATTTAAGATTTCTTTAGTTCTCCTTGTCCTGGGACTATATTCTAACATAGATATATATTCAGAATACTGTGTTCAGATTTtactgaaataattattttctcttggCATTTATGTTATCAATTTTATATTGAGTTAGACaccattgtttctgtttgtttttttaagttgagaCAATTgaactaatatatattttaatccaaCAGAAGCCTGAAGAATAAAGCTTGAAATGAAGTATCCAACCACCAAAATTTCCCCAGTAAAGATGAACAACTTAGCAAGAAAAACCCTGGTAAAAACTCCCAGGGTGAGAAGTAAGGACTTAAGCATTTCTGATTGTTTTAcacactatttttttaatctcttatcAACTCCTTACTATCCAATGTTCATACATATTACCTTACCAAAGTTACAAAGAATACAAGAGCTGAAATTGAAAGGCATGGCTCAAAAGTATGCAATACATCAGCTTTTGGTTTTAAACAGACTGTACACCAACTTTTGCTTACTTGATATATCACAAGGTAGGAATGGGTCAGATCATTTAAACCTGCTAATAGTGACAAACATAATTAAAGCCTTTCATATTGATCCCTTATTTCCACCCACACCTCCTACCACCAAATCCCAAAAACTTTTTCCTGGATTAATTAACAGAATTTAAACTGATCcactttcattcaacaaatatttattaagacctTTGGTGTATCAAGTTTGTGATATTAGCCTATAAATTCTGATAAAGGATAGAATACAAGTGAAGATATTTAAATAACCCAAGCTCCAAATAAAGCAGAATTAAGCAAATGCTGTTCAAGTCTAATCAGTCACAAACTCAAAGGGTTTGGAATCAACTGAAGGGTAAAAAGAATCAGGTAGTAGCCATAGCTTTAAGATGAAAGAGCTATATACTTCTTTGATCCTTATATTATCTATTCTAGGCAATAATTATACAAATTTATACTCATGTTTTTCATACTGGAGCAGTGATACGAAAGAGTTGGTGAACTAgagtaaaaacagaaaatgaggaATGATGGTAGGGACTGCATAACTTTGTCCTTTGGGCTCCTCTTCATTTCCCTGAACATTTTTAAGGCCAGAAGAGAAACAGTATATCATTACTGTCCTCCCTAAGGCTCTGGCCCACTCCTAGTGTTTTTTTGGTAACCAGAGAAAACACCAATTTTACTGTGATTTCTAAATGTTCAGGAAATCACAGTTAACTTAGTCTTTTTATCTGAGTCTTAGTCAAAATGCTCTCTGCAAAATGAATCAGTGTGAGTAATTCTGTATCCCCAAAttccctctttaaaaaatgtattatctttGTACCTCAGGAGATTTTGGGCTCTTTAAAATACTAGAATAAGGAAGCAGGCTTGAGTTTATACCCAAGTTACTGGCattgatataaaaatttaaatgtaacttCTCCTTTAAGGTTGCACTAGTTTATTTATAGCATTtagaaaaacagagataaagacaaCCCCCAAACCACTTATATGACTTTGGAATGcatcacattatttttattatcccttagtgtaaagctagtagccacggccaccatcacagctgcttggcccatgcaggttcgcatttgatttggacagaaggtaatgaaacaatggagccaagaactggtggcccattacctttaatcctagcttgcacccagagggcaagtaaaaacacacactgggctccaaaacccactcattcagtgttcacaaagctactggcttatccgagtttcctagaatcaaaggtttctagctcactagctttattcacctctgttccccatctccttctgtctgcacaaactggcttctcctttagcattctgccatcttggctgcttttcctggcctcctccacatggccttctctgctcttctctctaatgctaatctcaggaacccagagagagcaagctccgggtctgccccactttataatgtagaaatgaaaacctttaatctaatatacaaacaaggaagtctctgatacaaagtcacttatctgaggcataatgggattcctcatgagagtgcaccaccctacatcagaaagggtgggaaaggcttagttttaaaactaagcattaggctttaagaatcctgcctgcttatagcctgtccccccacatccaatgcaaactataagcaagcaaacatatatatcattatttacaaacttatttgaccaacacttagtAAATCTTCCTTTTCAATAATGTTGGCTCAGTTTAATACTAAAATTGGCATTATTAAACACTCCTGACCAAAAACAGATAGCTGTGAAGTGTGTGAAAGTATGAGCCACTTCTCAAAACTCAAGGTACAAGAAATGTCACATATTTTTCTAGCAAGAAAACAAGAAAGCTCATTtaaattcttctttctcttttgggCTAGGAAGATCTGAGAAAGTCCATACCTCACAAAGCCATGAAACTCATTATActaggggtcaggaaactttttggttgagagagccatgaacgcctcatattttaaaatgtaattccatgagagccatacaacaacccgtgtacgttatgcattattattattattttttttgtatttttctgaagctggaaacaaggagagacagtcagacagactccctcatgcgcccgaccgggatccacccggcacgcccaccaggggcgatgctctgcccaccagggggcgatgctctgcccctccggggcgtcgctctgttgcgaccagagccactctagcgcctggggcacaggccaaggagccatccccagtgcccgggccatctttgctccaatggagccttggctgcgggaggggaagagagagacagagaggaaggagagggggaggggtggagaagcagatgggcgcttctcctgtgtgccctggccaggaatcgaacccgggacttccgcacaccaggccgacgctctaccactgagccaaccggccaggacccgttatgcattatttaataaaaatttggtgttgtccctgaggacagctgtgattggctccagccacccgcaaccatgaacatgagtggtaggaaatgaatggattgttatacatgagaatgttttatatttttaatgttattattatttttattaaagatttgtctgtaagccagatgcagccatcaaaagagccacatctggctcgtgagccataggttcccgacccctgcattatacAATCACTATAGGTATCCATATAGTCAGGTCCCCTATAAGTTCTGGTCACTGCCAAGCCATTTCATTTTTAGTGCCAACAGGGTACAGGAGGACTTTATGAGCCCCTCCCAAAATTCATTCCCTTCCAAGTTTCCAGGAAGCTACTCCCCAGGGTCAATTCATTCTTCTCTGCTACTTCCTCTCCCCCATATTCATCAATTCTTTGATAGTCCAGCTTTCTCATGGGAGCCTTGAGACAGATCCATCAAgcagaagtattttattttattttttttggcttaaacattgctattaatgttttttaattgaggaaacaatttaaaatttgggGGAATTacaagatattttcattttagagaagtcaTATTGGCAATGGTGTAAAGAGGGAGCAAAAGGAGAAACTAAAACTGGTCAGAAGTCTCCTACTTTCATCGGGGATGGATAATGAGGGCCTGACCTAAGataacagaaaggaaaggaagaactaAATTTCACATACATTCAGAAGGTGAAATCATGAAGATTTAATGACAGGTTGAATAAATTTAGGgatagagaaagagggaaaattgATTTAAGAATTGAACAGACAATGGTAGATAGTGGTACTGTTTTTCAAAATAGGGGTAGGAAAcgagttcttttttttctgccttattaTGAGTCTGTTTGAATTTAGAGGAAGTGTATGTAATCCAGGCAGAGATCTCCAGAATTCAGGAGGTGCCAcacagaaggagagatagagatgcTTTAACATAGCTGAAGTCAAAATGCCCAGGAGAGAAAGTACAACAGATACAATTAATTTAACAGATACAAAGCTCAGGAGAGAGAGACTAAATGATAGAGTAAATGTTTGAGGAGTTATTAGCATATAAAAAATGACTGAAATTATTGGAGCAAGCAAGATTGCTCAGAAAGAAGGTCTAGAGTGAGAGgaaaaagcaaaggagaaaatcttGAGTAACATCAACATTTtagaaggaggcagaggaagaacTAACTGAGAGATGGAGATGGACCaaccagagagaaaaaaggaggaccTAAGGAGACTGGTGACATAACAATAAGGGAAGAAGGGTTCAAAGAAGGATGTGGTTCCCAGAGTCAAATGTCACAGATAGGTAAAAGGTAGTACACAGTGAGAAGACGCATTGCAAACTCAGTATTTGgggaagaaatgaaagataaagtGATACACTTCTGTAGTAAACTGTTAGCCATAGTTGGCCCTCCAAGTGGCAAAACTATAGGCCCCTTCTCATTTACTTACCACTTACCAGAAATGCCTGAGAAATTCCATCATTCTGTGATGAAATTAGTTTGAGAAAATAGTTATTTCCGTTAAAGCCATAGTAAGACACTGCCCTTAGTAATGAAGACTTAGGAAGTGGCCATAGCCCTTATATAAGCTTGACCTGGCCCTTTAACCTGAGTGGGGCAGTCCCATGGCCATGTTAGCTTAGTGCTTTTCACCTGAGAACGCAACCCTCATGTCACTTTTCCAGCTTCCCTGAATACCAAAATATACCTTCTTTCAAATACTCCTGATGGAAAGTATCTTTAATACTTCAACTTTAATCACCCCAATCAATTATAGCTAGTATTTGTACCTTTAGATAATAGCCTATAAATCCACAGTACTTCCTCAGTATCATGACACTCACTTCTAACTGCACAAGACGCATATCCTGTCCCCACAGTGTCCTCTCTGAATATTAGACATGCTTCTCATGTCCCTGTGGGATGTCATGTCCTTATAGGATACTGATAAGCATATAAGGAAATGAGCATGCTTTCAGTATCATCTTATGCCTTTTAGCTCTGAAGAGAGAATGtgatataacaacaacaaaaagttaaatTAATTGTCAGAAAACCAGTTCAATGCTAGCTCTGGCACAGCTTTGTAAATTACCTTTGTAACTCTAAAAACACTATATAAATGTGGAATACCATAGCTGATATTTTTGAATTGTGAAGCAATGTTAGGGAGTTCCAGGGTGGATGTAAGTGTAAATTAAGTGCTCTTGCCGTGTCCAGCTGAAGATACTTAAAGGTAGATTCCCATCTAAATTGAAGACAAGACATAGATGATTAAAAATAGTAGCTTACAAATGTTTATTCCACTTGCCTTTGAAAAGCATACTAGGAAGGCATATTAtctagagaataaaaataaatcatataatgTATCTTAAAGtcacaaataattattttcattttctgaattaTCGTGAATAATTGAAATTTGGCTCTATTGTACAAATTGCTTGATAATTAATTTACTATAATGTTGAAAGTTGAGATCCTATGACTCAAGTGTTataactttcttttctatttgactCTGAAAGTCTTTATGATTTTCAAGTAAtaaatctgattttttattttagactttactttttctttggctaataaaattaaattctaataaaattagaattactGAATAATCAACTCTTTTTACTTCAACTGATTTGAGTTTGCATTTTGTTAGTCCCTAAAATTGCATTGTGGTATTTTCTTAGATGGAGGTAGATGGAAAGAGTAGCTTTGATTATAGACACACTTGAGTCACAACTTCTCACCAGTCCTGCAACCTTGAAAAAGTGTTGTGACTGCCAGATCATCATCTGTAAAGTAAGGAGGATAATACCTTTCTTGCTATGCTACTGCGAAGGATTGAATGACATAGTATGTGAAATTATTAGTGCAGTGGTTGGTCCACTGTAGACACTTAGTAAATGacagctattttaaaaatcaataacctTTATAAGCTATATTCATGcctctaaaattattaaaagtgtaTTCTAGATAAGTAGGAAACATTATAGACTTCATATGACCTCTCAGTTCCCCCTCAGTTAGTCAAGGATTGATGATATATATTGGATGTAGAGCCACACTCCTTTGTATGAATTCTGAATAACAAATTTTTATCTAAAGACCTAAAGTCTTTCATAACTCACCTGAACTCACTTGACAGTTATAGCTTGATCTAAACCACCACAGTAATTTATTCCACTTGATAACAAATATCCTATGTTTCACTACAACAGTTTTGATTTTTGAATTTGAAGTACTGCCCTAGTCCCTGCTGGGAGTGTTATATATGCCGTCTATGTTTTACGTGACAATTCTAAAATCTAAAAGTCCTGAATCTTGGAACACAACTGGCTCCAAGATTTTTGATAAAATACTGTGGGTCTGCAGTTGCTTTCTTGGTCTGCTACACTCAGGGtttgtaaaaagataaaaatggatgGAATGAAACAGAAtcacaattttctttatttgtttagaaTCCCAACAGAAGGCCGAAGAAGTTTGCCAGTTGAATATTACACAGCTACGCTCTGGCCTTATCAtagataagaaaaggaaagaaaccacCCAAAGTTCACTAAAAACAGGTAAAAGGGAAACTACATTTCCTGGTAATTCTTTCAACACAGTGATGACCAACTATTTGCTTTCAATTACATCTAGGTATATAATAATTTTCCCTCACCCAAATTTTCCCTCTGGAAAAGAGTTTAAGATGATAAACTATTTTTtacccattaaaaaaaagtatataaagagATTTAAATATAATGAGAGAAATGGTTATGTTATAGTGTTAAGtgaaaacagaatataaaatatgtatatatataggcATACCTCAAAGATATCACAAGTTTGGTTCCGAGACCACCAAAAAAAGTGAATAGCACAATCAAGTGAGTCTTAATCTTTTGCTGGTAGAGcatcttgccttcaatttgtaagaaatacacatctataaaacacaataaaacaaagtgcaataaaatgagatatgtctatatttaaaatatctttaagtatttttttttaaaggaagtaaactaaaatgttaacagtggttGCCTTTGGATGTTGAGACAAGAGTGATTAGTTTTCTTCCACCTGGAGCCAGTCACCACTGTCAGCAAGCAACCTTGACTGGGACTCTTTAACATGGAggtagagggtggggagggggggctgggaAGAATGGGGACTGATAGTCCATTTCTAACCCCAACCCTGTCCTGCAGTTGGAAATAACAGAGAGTCACTTCTGCTACTCAGTGGCTATGggcagcaccagggccatcttgaATCTACAAAGCACTTCGTCTCTCGTACATCTGAAGAAGTCCAGAAATGCATTTTAACAACTGATAGTTCAAGTATCCAAGGTGTGATTGGTTATAGGGGTGGTATAAGGgtggtgtagggcagtggtccccaaccttttttgggccacggaccggtttaatgtcagaaaatattttcacggacaggcctttagggtgggacggataaatgtatcacgtgactgagacaagcgtcaagagtgagtcttagatggatgttacaaagggaatctggtcattttttaaaaataaaacatcgttcagacttaaatataaataaaacggaaaaaatgtaagttatttattctttctctgtggactggtaccaaatggcccacagaccggtaccagtccgcggcccaggggttggggaccactggtgtatgGGTAAGGGGGAGGGAAGTGAGACAAAGGACCTTGGCAACTGTTGCTCT from Saccopteryx leptura isolate mSacLep1 chromosome 2, mSacLep1_pri_phased_curated, whole genome shotgun sequence carries:
- the IL33 gene encoding interleukin-33 isoform X2, encoding MKYPTTKISPVKMNNLARKTLVKTPRVRKSQQKAEEVCQLNITQLRSGLIIDKKRKETTQSSLKTVGNNRESLLLLSGYGQHQGHLESTKHFVSRTSEEVQKCILTTDSSSIQECSVSLSTYNDQSITFAFADGSYEIYVEELGKTQGKDEVLFRYYDSQSPVQGTGDHIDGHGRRLMVSLSPTKDRNFLLHANNKEHSVEGCEVDSGLLTHILVALSLVSSAPKM